Proteins encoded by one window of Vitis vinifera cultivar Pinot Noir 40024 chromosome 10, ASM3070453v1:
- the LOC100249781 gene encoding O-fucosyltransferase 8 isoform X3, with amino-acid sequence METQKRFLCLVEDKSYPNEEKSPVLMYDRLLNLASSALAEKEFKQDSLNFWEEPYRHASVWKPCADRKSSKIIGKSEKSNGFMLVSANGGLNQQRVAICNAVAVASLLNATLVLPKFLYSNVWKDPSQFGDIYQEDYFINIMKDELEIVKELPPHLESLDMEAIGSLITDADIPKEAKPIEYVQKVLPLLLRNGVVHFLGFGNRLGFDPLPFKLQRLRCKCNFHALKFVPKIQRVGSLLVQRIRKYDAAKSRLDKQLLGNFMSNIPLKENHAEGGPSKYLALHLRFEVDMVAYSLCEFGGGENEQKELQAYRETHFPLLIERLKNVKPVSPTQRRKLGKCPLTPEEAALVLSGLGFKRGTYIYLAGSHIYGGQSRMHPFTNLYPNLVTKEDLLSPGELEPFRNFSSQLAALDFIACATADVFAMTDSGSQLSSLVSGFRTYYGGGRAPTLRPNKKRLAAILMESRTIEWKSFEERVKKMIEEGQRVRVRGFGRSIYRQPRCPQCMCKSHLH; translated from the exons ATGGAAACGCAGAAACGCTTCTTATGTTTGGTG GAGGATAAGAGTTATCCCAATGAAGAAAAATCACCTGTACTGATGTATGATCGGCTTCTAAATTTGGCTTCTAGTGCCCTTGCAGAG AAAGAATTCAAGCAAGATTCATTGAATTTCTGGGAAGAGCCATATCGGCATGCATCTGTATGGAAACCCTGTGcagatagaaaaagttcaaaaattATAG GGAAGTCTGAAAAAAGTAATGGCTTTATGTTGGTCAGTGCAAATGGTGGTCTCAATCAACAGAGGGTTGCT ATTTGCAATGCTGTTGCTGTGGCTTCTCTTCTTAATGCTACTCTAGTTCTCCCCAAATTTCTTTACAGCAATGTGTGGAAGGATCCTAG CCAGTTTGGTGATATTTATCAAGAGGattatttcattaatatcaTGAAGGATGAACTAGAAATTGTAAAGGAGCTCCCTCCTCATTTGGAGTCACTAGACATGGAAGCAATTGGCAGTCTA ATTACAGATGCTGATATTCCGAAGGAGGCAAAACCCATAGAATATGTCCAAAAAGTACTTCCTCTCTTATTAAGGAATGGTGTTGTCCACTTTCTTGGATTTGGAAATCGACTCGGCTTTGATCCATTGCCTTTTAAGCTTCAG agGTTAAGATGCAAATGTAACTTTCATGCTCTGAAGTTTGTGCCAAAAATTCAACGAGTTGGTTCGTTATTGGTTCAAAGGATAAGAAAATATGATGCTGCAAAGAGTAGGTTAGATAAACAACTGCTTGGAAACTTCATGTCCAACATTCCCTTGAAAGAGAACCATGCTGAAGGGGGCCCATCCAAATATCTTGCTTTGCACTTGAGATTTGAAGTGGATATGGTGGCATACTCCCTATGTGAATTTGGAGGTGGAGAAAATGAGCAAAAGGAACTTCAGGCCTACAGAGAAACTCATTTTCCCCTGCTTATTGAGCGCTTGAAGAATGTGAA ACCTGTTTCCCCTACACAACGGAGAAAGTTGGGGAAATGTCCATTGACACCAGAAGAAGCAGCACTAGTTCTTTCTGGTCTTGGTTTTAAGCGGGGAACTTACATCTACCTGGCTGGGTCTCATATATATGGGGGACAGTCTAGAATGCATCCATTCACTAACCTTTATCCCAATTTGGTCACGAAGGAGGATCTCCTCTCACCCGGTGAACTCGAACCTTTTAGGAATTTCTCTTCCCAG CTGGCAGCTCTGGACTTTATTGCCTGTGCAACTGCTGATGTGTTTGCCATGACTGACTCTGGGAGCCAATTATCATCCTTGGTGTCGGGGTTCCGAACGTACTATGGTGGTGGACGTGCTCCCACCTTGAGGCCTAACAAAAAGAGGCTAGCAGCAATTTTGATGGAGAGTAGGACCATAGAATGGAAGAGTTTTGAAGAAAGAGTAAAAAAGATGATCGAGGAGGGTCAAAGGGTGCGGGTGAGGGGTTTTGGTCGAAGCATTTATCGACAGCCAAGGTGCCCCCAATGCATGTGCAAGTCCCACTTACATTGA
- the LOC100244635 gene encoding nucleobase-ascorbate transporter 2, giving the protein MAAPKPEEISHPPMDQIQGFEYCIDSNPSWAEAIALGFQHYILALGTAVMIPSFLVPLMGGTDDDKVRVVQTLLFVEGINTLLQTLFGTRLPTVVGGSYAFMVPVISIIHDSSLMEISDPHQRFLNTMRAIQGALIVASSIQIILGYSQIWAICSRFFSPLGMVPVISLVGFGLFDRGFPVLGRCVEIGIPMLFLFIAFSQYLKHFQTKQLPVLERFALLISVTVIWAYAHLLTASGAYRHRPETTQHNCRTDKANLISSAPWIKIPYPLQWGAPTFDAGHAFGMMAAVLVSLIESTGAYKAASRLASATPPPAHVLSRGIGWQGIGILLSGLFGTSTGSTVSVENVGLLGSTRVGSRRVIQISAGFMIFFSILGKFGALFASIPFTIFAAVYCVLFGLVASVGLSFLQFTNMNSMRNLFITGVAFFLGLSIPEYFREYTSAALHGPAHTRAGWFNDFLNTIFFSSPTVALIVAIFLDNTLDYKDSARDRGMPWWVKFRTFKGDSRNEEFYTLPFNLNRFFPPS; this is encoded by the exons ATGGCAGCTCCAAAGCCAGAAGAGATTAGCCATCCACCAATGGACCAGATTCAAGGCTTTGAGTACTGTATCGACTCAAATCCTTCATGGG CGGAGGCTATAGCTCTGGGGTTCCAACACTACATCTTGGCCTTGGGGACTGCAGTGATGATTCCCTCATTCCTTGTTCCTCTGATGGGTGGAACTGAT GATGACAAAGTGAGGGTAGTGCAGACTCTGCTTTTTGTAGAAGGAATTAATACACTTCTACAGACTCTGTTTGGGACTCGATTGCCAACCGTGGTTGGGGGCTCATATGCTTTCATGGTCCCCGTTATCTCCATAATTCATGATTCATCTTTGATGGAAATCTCTGATCCTCATCAG aGATTTCTCAATACCATGAGAGCAATCCAAGGTGCTCTGATAGTGGCATCAAGCATACAAATTATTCTGGGGTACAGTCAAATATGGGCCATCTGTTCGAG GTTTTTTAGTCCACTTGGAATGGTACCAGTGATCTCGTTAGTGGGTTTTGGGCTGTTTGACAGAGGCTTCCCAGTG CTTGGACGGTGCGTGGAAATTGGCATACCCATGCTTTTCCTATTTATTGCCTTCTCCCAG TACTTGaaacattttcaaacaaaacaaCTGCCTGTACTGGAGCGTTTTGCACTCCTTATATCAGTCACAGTGATATGGGCATATGCACATCTCTTGACAGCCAGTGGTGCATACAGACATCGTCCTGAAACAACCCAACATAACTGCCGAACTGACAAGGCCAACCTCATATCTTCTGCTCCATG GATAAAGATACCATATCCTCTTCAGTGGGGCGCACCCACTTTTGATGCTGGTCATGCTTTTGGAATGATGGCTGCTGTCCTGGTCTCCTTGATTGAG TCAACTGGAGCTTATAAGGCTGCGTCTCGGCTAGCAAGTGCCACACCACCTCCAGCCCACGTCCTTAGCCGGGGTATCGGCTGGCAG GGAATTGGGATCTTACTGAGTGGACTCTTTGGGACATCCACTGGCTCGACAGTGTCTGT AGAAAATGTGGGCCTTCTTGGATCAACTCGCGTTGGAAGCCGCAGGGTCATTCAAATTTCAGCTGGTTTTATGATATTCTTCTCAATACTAG GGAAATTTGGAGCTTTATTTGCATCAATACCCTTCACTATATTTGCTGCTGTATATTGTGTTTTGTTTGGCCTAGTTG CTTCTGTGGGGCTATCATTTTTGCAATTTACAAACATGAACTCAATGAGGAACCTCTTCATCACGGGTGTGGCTTTCTTCCTGGGTTTGTCCATTCCTGAGTATTTCAGGGAATACACCTCTGCTGCCCTTCATGGTCCTGCTCATACAAGGGCTGGATGG TTCAATGATTTTCTCAATACCATCTTCTTCTCGTCCCCAACGGTTGCATTAATCGTCGCTATTTTCCTAGACAACACACTTGACTACAAGGACAGCGCCAGAGACAGGGGGATGCCATGGTGGGTTAAGTTCCGGACATTTAAAGGAGACAGCCGGAATGAGGAGTTCTACACCCTCCCTTTCAACCTCAACCGCTTCTTTCCACCATCTTGA
- the LOC100249781 gene encoding O-fucosyltransferase 8 isoform X2 yields the protein MGKQGSPRSPRPKSVGADLSLGMKEYQGRCPETLPGSDPSLGRRISGGDYNWNRNLLLHGLKNEPAKFGACKGVYVGKKHTWFRKHVRSVVFMFGLMGFLFLLDSLMVSIFDSMNLQGSSAPIKSSGLKEDKSYPNEEKSPVLMYDRLLNLASSALAEKEFKQDSLNFWEEPYRHASVWKPCADRKSSKIIGKSEKSNGFMLVSANGGLNQQRVAICNAVAVASLLNATLVLPKFLYSNVWKDPSQFGDIYQEDYFINIMKDELEIVKELPPHLESLDMEAIGSLITDADIPKEAKPIEYVQKVLPLLLRNGVVHFLGFGNRLGFDPLPFKLQRLRCKCNFHALKFVPKIQRVGSLLVQRIRKYDAAKSRLDKQLLGNFMSNIPLKENHAEGGPSKYLALHLRFEVDMVAYSLCEFGGGENEQKELQAYRETHFPLLIERLKNVKPVSPTQRRKLGKCPLTPEEAALVLSGLGFKRGTYIYLAGSHIYGGQSRMHPFTNLYPNLVTKEDLLSPGELEPFRNFSSQT from the exons ATGGGGAAGCAGGGGTCTCCAAGAAGTCCTCGTCCTAAATCTGTTGGTGCTGATTTATCATTGGGGATGAAAGAATATCAGGGTAGATGCCCGGAAACTCTACCGGGAAGTGATCCTTCTCTTGGGAGGAGAATATCAGGGGGAGATTACAACTGGAACAGAAATTTGCTGCTTCATGGGTTGAAAAATGAGCCAGCAAAATTTGGGGCTTGTAAGGGAGTTTATGTAGGGAAAAAGCATACATGGTTTCGTAAGCATGTGAGGTCGgttgtttttatgtttgggCTGATGGGTTTCCTTTTCCTGCTTGATTCCCTTATGGTCTCTATTTTTGATTCAATGAATCTTCAGGGCAGTTCCGCCCCAATCAAATCAAGTGGCCTAAAG GAGGATAAGAGTTATCCCAATGAAGAAAAATCACCTGTACTGATGTATGATCGGCTTCTAAATTTGGCTTCTAGTGCCCTTGCAGAG AAAGAATTCAAGCAAGATTCATTGAATTTCTGGGAAGAGCCATATCGGCATGCATCTGTATGGAAACCCTGTGcagatagaaaaagttcaaaaattATAG GGAAGTCTGAAAAAAGTAATGGCTTTATGTTGGTCAGTGCAAATGGTGGTCTCAATCAACAGAGGGTTGCT ATTTGCAATGCTGTTGCTGTGGCTTCTCTTCTTAATGCTACTCTAGTTCTCCCCAAATTTCTTTACAGCAATGTGTGGAAGGATCCTAG CCAGTTTGGTGATATTTATCAAGAGGattatttcattaatatcaTGAAGGATGAACTAGAAATTGTAAAGGAGCTCCCTCCTCATTTGGAGTCACTAGACATGGAAGCAATTGGCAGTCTA ATTACAGATGCTGATATTCCGAAGGAGGCAAAACCCATAGAATATGTCCAAAAAGTACTTCCTCTCTTATTAAGGAATGGTGTTGTCCACTTTCTTGGATTTGGAAATCGACTCGGCTTTGATCCATTGCCTTTTAAGCTTCAG agGTTAAGATGCAAATGTAACTTTCATGCTCTGAAGTTTGTGCCAAAAATTCAACGAGTTGGTTCGTTATTGGTTCAAAGGATAAGAAAATATGATGCTGCAAAGAGTAGGTTAGATAAACAACTGCTTGGAAACTTCATGTCCAACATTCCCTTGAAAGAGAACCATGCTGAAGGGGGCCCATCCAAATATCTTGCTTTGCACTTGAGATTTGAAGTGGATATGGTGGCATACTCCCTATGTGAATTTGGAGGTGGAGAAAATGAGCAAAAGGAACTTCAGGCCTACAGAGAAACTCATTTTCCCCTGCTTATTGAGCGCTTGAAGAATGTGAA ACCTGTTTCCCCTACACAACGGAGAAAGTTGGGGAAATGTCCATTGACACCAGAAGAAGCAGCACTAGTTCTTTCTGGTCTTGGTTTTAAGCGGGGAACTTACATCTACCTGGCTGGGTCTCATATATATGGGGGACAGTCTAGAATGCATCCATTCACTAACCTTTATCCCAATTTGGTCACGAAGGAGGATCTCCTCTCACCCGGTGAACTCGAACCTTTTAGGAATTTCTCTTCCCAG ACATGA
- the LOC100249781 gene encoding O-fucosyltransferase 8 isoform X1, which translates to MGKQGSPRSPRPKSVGADLSLGMKEYQGRCPETLPGSDPSLGRRISGGDYNWNRNLLLHGLKNEPAKFGACKGVYVGKKHTWFRKHVRSVVFMFGLMGFLFLLDSLMVSIFDSMNLQGSSAPIKSSGLKEDKSYPNEEKSPVLMYDRLLNLASSALAEKEFKQDSLNFWEEPYRHASVWKPCADRKSSKIIGKSEKSNGFMLVSANGGLNQQRVAICNAVAVASLLNATLVLPKFLYSNVWKDPSQFGDIYQEDYFINIMKDELEIVKELPPHLESLDMEAIGSLITDADIPKEAKPIEYVQKVLPLLLRNGVVHFLGFGNRLGFDPLPFKLQRLRCKCNFHALKFVPKIQRVGSLLVQRIRKYDAAKSRLDKQLLGNFMSNIPLKENHAEGGPSKYLALHLRFEVDMVAYSLCEFGGGENEQKELQAYRETHFPLLIERLKNVKPVSPTQRRKLGKCPLTPEEAALVLSGLGFKRGTYIYLAGSHIYGGQSRMHPFTNLYPNLVTKEDLLSPGELEPFRNFSSQLAALDFIACATADVFAMTDSGSQLSSLVSGFRTYYGGGRAPTLRPNKKRLAAILMESRTIEWKSFEERVKKMIEEGQRVRVRGFGRSIYRQPRCPQCMCKSHLH; encoded by the exons ATGGGGAAGCAGGGGTCTCCAAGAAGTCCTCGTCCTAAATCTGTTGGTGCTGATTTATCATTGGGGATGAAAGAATATCAGGGTAGATGCCCGGAAACTCTACCGGGAAGTGATCCTTCTCTTGGGAGGAGAATATCAGGGGGAGATTACAACTGGAACAGAAATTTGCTGCTTCATGGGTTGAAAAATGAGCCAGCAAAATTTGGGGCTTGTAAGGGAGTTTATGTAGGGAAAAAGCATACATGGTTTCGTAAGCATGTGAGGTCGgttgtttttatgtttgggCTGATGGGTTTCCTTTTCCTGCTTGATTCCCTTATGGTCTCTATTTTTGATTCAATGAATCTTCAGGGCAGTTCCGCCCCAATCAAATCAAGTGGCCTAAAG GAGGATAAGAGTTATCCCAATGAAGAAAAATCACCTGTACTGATGTATGATCGGCTTCTAAATTTGGCTTCTAGTGCCCTTGCAGAG AAAGAATTCAAGCAAGATTCATTGAATTTCTGGGAAGAGCCATATCGGCATGCATCTGTATGGAAACCCTGTGcagatagaaaaagttcaaaaattATAG GGAAGTCTGAAAAAAGTAATGGCTTTATGTTGGTCAGTGCAAATGGTGGTCTCAATCAACAGAGGGTTGCT ATTTGCAATGCTGTTGCTGTGGCTTCTCTTCTTAATGCTACTCTAGTTCTCCCCAAATTTCTTTACAGCAATGTGTGGAAGGATCCTAG CCAGTTTGGTGATATTTATCAAGAGGattatttcattaatatcaTGAAGGATGAACTAGAAATTGTAAAGGAGCTCCCTCCTCATTTGGAGTCACTAGACATGGAAGCAATTGGCAGTCTA ATTACAGATGCTGATATTCCGAAGGAGGCAAAACCCATAGAATATGTCCAAAAAGTACTTCCTCTCTTATTAAGGAATGGTGTTGTCCACTTTCTTGGATTTGGAAATCGACTCGGCTTTGATCCATTGCCTTTTAAGCTTCAG agGTTAAGATGCAAATGTAACTTTCATGCTCTGAAGTTTGTGCCAAAAATTCAACGAGTTGGTTCGTTATTGGTTCAAAGGATAAGAAAATATGATGCTGCAAAGAGTAGGTTAGATAAACAACTGCTTGGAAACTTCATGTCCAACATTCCCTTGAAAGAGAACCATGCTGAAGGGGGCCCATCCAAATATCTTGCTTTGCACTTGAGATTTGAAGTGGATATGGTGGCATACTCCCTATGTGAATTTGGAGGTGGAGAAAATGAGCAAAAGGAACTTCAGGCCTACAGAGAAACTCATTTTCCCCTGCTTATTGAGCGCTTGAAGAATGTGAA ACCTGTTTCCCCTACACAACGGAGAAAGTTGGGGAAATGTCCATTGACACCAGAAGAAGCAGCACTAGTTCTTTCTGGTCTTGGTTTTAAGCGGGGAACTTACATCTACCTGGCTGGGTCTCATATATATGGGGGACAGTCTAGAATGCATCCATTCACTAACCTTTATCCCAATTTGGTCACGAAGGAGGATCTCCTCTCACCCGGTGAACTCGAACCTTTTAGGAATTTCTCTTCCCAG CTGGCAGCTCTGGACTTTATTGCCTGTGCAACTGCTGATGTGTTTGCCATGACTGACTCTGGGAGCCAATTATCATCCTTGGTGTCGGGGTTCCGAACGTACTATGGTGGTGGACGTGCTCCCACCTTGAGGCCTAACAAAAAGAGGCTAGCAGCAATTTTGATGGAGAGTAGGACCATAGAATGGAAGAGTTTTGAAGAAAGAGTAAAAAAGATGATCGAGGAGGGTCAAAGGGTGCGGGTGAGGGGTTTTGGTCGAAGCATTTATCGACAGCCAAGGTGCCCCCAATGCATGTGCAAGTCCCACTTACATTGA